Proteins encoded by one window of Candidatus Eremiobacteraceae bacterium:
- a CDS encoding glycosyltransferase, which produces MNISILIPARDEAANIGPLLESLLAADLGVHALTEIVVYDDMSTDQTATIVEEIATRAPRVRVIRGTMRVGCAGAVTHLLKAARGDAILRINADVRVCDGAIRLLADAIESGASLAVGAQEPLLRRITVPALASSFAFAVIERLKAGEYLRHYAVGHLLAFARDTIADAELPPEIINDDHYLAMHIFRKGGTIVYVPEARCQLNPATTFADYWRVSRRVLEGERQLRRGYGVEATPFHVLASAVLATAARKPARAACWALMYTISSSLPSPVRNSAWETVRSTKTRIA; this is translated from the coding sequence ATGAATATCAGTATCTTGATCCCGGCGCGCGACGAGGCCGCCAACATCGGCCCTCTGCTCGAGTCGCTGCTCGCAGCGGACCTTGGCGTGCACGCATTGACCGAAATAGTAGTCTACGACGATATGTCGACCGATCAAACGGCGACCATCGTCGAGGAGATCGCTACCCGTGCGCCCAGGGTTCGGGTCATCCGCGGCACCATGCGGGTCGGCTGCGCCGGCGCAGTCACACATCTGCTGAAGGCCGCACGGGGCGACGCGATACTGCGCATCAACGCGGATGTGCGCGTCTGCGACGGCGCAATCCGGCTCTTAGCCGATGCGATCGAGAGCGGGGCGTCCCTAGCGGTCGGCGCACAAGAGCCGCTGCTCAGGCGAATCACCGTGCCGGCACTGGCATCGTCCTTCGCCTTTGCCGTCATCGAGCGGCTCAAGGCCGGCGAGTATCTCCGCCACTATGCGGTAGGACATCTCCTCGCTTTCGCCCGCGACACGATTGCCGACGCCGAGCTTCCACCCGAGATCATCAACGATGACCATTACCTCGCGATGCACATCTTCCGCAAAGGAGGGACGATCGTGTACGTCCCCGAGGCCCGCTGTCAGCTCAACCCCGCTACGACGTTTGCCGACTACTGGCGCGTCTCGCGGCGCGTGCTCGAGGGAGAACGCCAACTACGGCGCGGCTACGGGGTCGAGGCGACTCCCTTCCACGTACTCGCAAGCGCCGTCTTGGCGACCGCGGCGCGCAAGCCCGCGCGCGCCGCGTGCTGGGCCCTGATGTATACGATTTCGAGCAGCCTGCCTAGCCCGGTCCGGAATTCGGCGTGGGAGACCGTTCGGTCGACCAAGACGCGGATCGCGTGA
- a CDS encoding SDR family oxidoreductase: MKILVTGGAGYIGAVLCEQLLAAGHQVRVLDRLYWGYTPLEHLRGRVEIVHEDVRAINPRVLDGIDGVAHLAGLSNDPTAEYNPDANWQMNADATAHLAVACKQRGITRFTFGSSASIYDGLGDGLFDETAPVKPRGAYSLSKFAAEQSLLSIADADFAPAILRQGTVYGYSPRMRLDLVVNTFIKDALLRGTLFLHGGGWMWRPLVDITDVARAHVLCLSADPADVGGQIFNVVHGNFQIRQLAMLVAGSLLLHDKTVRLEDAPLPKINRDYRCANGKLTEKLGFTPHVTVLESIERMLKALPLQDPSELAHPRYYNIKWMTLLEEILSTHAGERSIWDVVPLDAAVGARAPSSLDGPSPSKSLRSL; encoded by the coding sequence TTGAAGATCCTCGTGACTGGTGGTGCCGGCTACATCGGCGCCGTGCTCTGCGAGCAGCTGCTCGCGGCCGGCCATCAGGTGCGCGTGCTCGACCGCTTGTACTGGGGCTATACGCCGCTAGAGCACCTGCGCGGGCGCGTCGAGATCGTGCACGAAGACGTCCGCGCGATCAATCCGAGGGTCCTCGACGGGATCGACGGCGTCGCGCACCTCGCTGGCCTTTCGAACGATCCCACGGCCGAATATAATCCCGACGCGAACTGGCAGATGAACGCCGATGCGACCGCGCACCTCGCGGTCGCATGCAAGCAGCGCGGCATCACGCGCTTCACCTTCGGATCGAGCGCTTCGATCTACGACGGTCTGGGAGACGGCCTATTCGACGAGACCGCGCCGGTCAAGCCGCGCGGTGCATACTCGCTGTCCAAATTCGCGGCAGAACAGTCGCTGCTGAGCATCGCCGACGCGGATTTCGCCCCCGCCATCTTGCGCCAAGGCACGGTGTACGGCTACAGCCCGCGCATGCGCCTCGACCTGGTCGTCAATACGTTCATCAAGGACGCGCTCTTGCGAGGAACGCTGTTCCTGCACGGCGGCGGCTGGATGTGGCGGCCGCTCGTCGACATCACGGATGTCGCACGAGCGCACGTGCTCTGCCTTAGCGCTGACCCTGCGGACGTCGGCGGCCAGATCTTCAACGTCGTACATGGCAATTTCCAGATCCGCCAGCTCGCGATGCTGGTGGCCGGCTCGCTCTTGCTGCACGATAAGACCGTTCGGCTCGAGGACGCGCCGCTGCCGAAGATCAACCGCGACTACCGCTGCGCCAACGGCAAGCTCACGGAGAAGCTGGGTTTCACGCCGCACGTGACCGTGCTCGAGTCGATCGAGCGCATGCTCAAGGCGTTGCCGCTGCAGGATCCTTCGGAGCTGGCGCATCCGCGCTACTACAACATCAAATGGATGACGCTGCTCGAGGAGATCCTGTCCACGCACGCGGGCGAGCGCTCGATCTGGGATGTGGTGCCGCTCGATGCGGCCGTCGGCGCTAGGGCGCCTTCATCACTCGACGGACCAAGCCCATCCAAAAGCCTTCGGTCGCTCTGA
- a CDS encoding DUF5069 domain-containing protein, with product MSSRPRRWTETLDGIRWLPRLIDKARMAQRGELGAYLFGHSPVDIGMLRRLGLTTSQFADIVAANPDDAGVLEELRQRGFDEERLQRWSRLLPARHPWIIGLIDRDEDYVAHGPWFVLIAPFRATEGFWMGLVRRVMKAP from the coding sequence ATGTCAAGTAGGCCGCGGCGCTGGACCGAGACGCTCGACGGCATCCGCTGGTTGCCCCGGCTCATCGACAAGGCGCGTATGGCGCAGCGCGGAGAGCTCGGAGCGTATTTGTTCGGCCACTCGCCGGTCGACATCGGCATGTTGCGCAGACTGGGGCTGACGACAAGCCAGTTCGCCGATATCGTCGCTGCGAATCCGGACGACGCCGGCGTGCTTGAGGAGTTGCGGCAGCGCGGCTTTGACGAAGAGCGATTACAGCGGTGGTCGAGACTACTTCCGGCGCGTCATCCGTGGATCATCGGGCTGATCGATCGCGACGAGGATTACGTGGCGCACGGGCCGTGGTTCGTGCTCATCGCTCCGTTCAGAGCGACCGAAGGCTTTTGGATGGGCTTGGTCCGTCGAGTGATGAAGGCGCCCTAG
- a CDS encoding glycosyltransferase family 2 protein — protein MTTQRFVVVIPVARYHERLARCLEACSRLTYEPRTICVVSDDPLELPHDQHFINVVTGAGGLTGPGAKRDLATLACPDAGVYAYLDDDAYPPPQWLDEAAAVLDQHPDAAGAGGPGLMPDDQTFWERVSSAVLGSPAGSGPLRFRFVLEAARDCDDFPAYDMFVRRPWLTSVGGWATNWYGGEDTTLCARLADRGGLLRYDPRLFVFHYRRPLWPAHAWQIYNVGRSRGCFIRAKDSRSRRLAFAGPFAFLAGVLGFALLPFSGVPVAVALGAAACAYTALALLGSTPSDDWRVRLLTPLGLIIHHAAYAAGLTLGLLTGKRTVRGEDITRSASWSTERSPTPNSGPG, from the coding sequence TTGACCACACAACGGTTCGTGGTCGTGATACCCGTGGCGCGGTATCACGAACGCCTAGCGCGATGTCTGGAAGCGTGCTCGCGATTGACGTACGAGCCGCGCACTATCTGCGTGGTCTCCGACGACCCGCTTGAGCTTCCGCACGATCAGCATTTCATCAACGTCGTCACCGGCGCCGGCGGACTGACCGGTCCGGGCGCCAAGCGCGACCTCGCGACTCTCGCGTGCCCTGATGCCGGCGTCTACGCCTATCTCGACGATGACGCGTATCCTCCACCGCAGTGGCTCGATGAAGCCGCCGCCGTATTGGATCAACACCCGGATGCAGCAGGGGCCGGCGGCCCTGGGTTGATGCCCGACGATCAGACCTTTTGGGAACGAGTGAGCTCGGCCGTGCTTGGGTCACCCGCGGGTAGCGGTCCCTTGCGCTTCCGATTCGTATTGGAAGCCGCGCGCGACTGCGACGATTTTCCCGCCTATGATATGTTCGTGCGCCGGCCGTGGCTCACGTCCGTCGGCGGGTGGGCGACGAACTGGTACGGCGGTGAGGATACGACGCTGTGCGCGCGGCTTGCCGATCGAGGCGGTTTGCTGCGCTACGACCCGCGCCTTTTCGTCTTTCACTACCGCCGGCCGTTGTGGCCGGCGCACGCGTGGCAGATCTACAACGTCGGACGCTCGCGCGGCTGTTTCATACGCGCCAAGGACTCGCGCTCGAGGCGGCTCGCCTTTGCCGGCCCGTTCGCGTTTCTGGCCGGCGTGCTCGGCTTTGCGCTGCTGCCCTTCTCCGGAGTGCCGGTCGCAGTGGCGCTTGGCGCAGCGGCGTGCGCGTACACGGCGCTCGCGCTGCTGGGGAGCACGCCGTCGGACGATTGGCGGGTACGGCTATTGACTCCGTTGGGCCTTATCATCCATCATGCGGCGTATGCGGCCGGTCTGACACTCGGGCTTCTCACTGGGAAGCGCACGGTGCGCGGAGAGGACATCACGCGATCCGCGTCTTGGTCGACCGAACGGTCTCCCACGCCGAATTCCGGACCGGGCTAG
- the murJ gene encoding murein biosynthesis integral membrane protein MurJ — translation MAVAKVAEPSQSFLNRPSAHVTASTLAVMLATLASMLLGFAREVVNAKYFGEAWEYDAFIVAAIIPTLVFGVFNGALVSALVPVFSDYFASKREGEAWRLSSTVINVLLILLVACAALGWLAAPWIVKLVANGFSPDHAAVTVRMTRILMPTIIATSIAGVLQAVLNAQQRYRAAALQGIALNVLTILGVLLFFNQYGIYALVFGTAAGIVAQLLVQVPSFLRRNRYLPVIDLKHPGISALFVILGPIIVGSAVGQVNLLVDKYFGSHLPAGAIAAMNYATKLVGFPQQLFAVAIATVIFPILSAQFATRETAALRQTASTGLRMTALITIPAAAGLIVLAQPILSVLFERGAFTYGDVVRTAGALQYYAVGLLGIAASIVLTRCFFAMRDSRTPVIVAIGVMAQNVVLSALLVGPYGVNGLAASNSMSSLTEALVLFWLLHRRIGPVDEGGDLIGSCILRVGIASGAMAAAAWLVHRLLWHDAGTLFQHATTLAVAILVGGVVFLAVGTALRVRELAMLLAMGAEYVERRAASAAAQR, via the coding sequence ATGGCAGTCGCGAAGGTTGCGGAGCCTTCTCAGAGCTTTCTAAACAGACCGTCGGCCCACGTCACGGCGTCGACCCTTGCCGTCATGCTCGCGACGCTTGCCAGCATGCTCCTCGGCTTCGCGCGCGAGGTCGTCAACGCGAAGTACTTCGGCGAGGCGTGGGAGTACGACGCGTTCATCGTCGCGGCCATCATCCCCACCTTGGTGTTCGGCGTTTTCAACGGTGCGCTGGTAAGCGCGCTGGTGCCCGTCTTCAGCGATTACTTCGCCTCGAAGCGCGAAGGCGAAGCGTGGCGGCTCTCAAGCACCGTCATCAACGTGCTGCTCATCCTACTGGTCGCTTGCGCTGCGCTCGGGTGGCTCGCGGCCCCGTGGATCGTCAAGCTCGTCGCGAACGGTTTCTCGCCCGATCATGCGGCCGTGACGGTCCGCATGACGCGCATCTTGATGCCGACGATCATCGCGACGTCGATCGCCGGCGTGCTCCAGGCGGTGCTCAACGCACAGCAGCGCTATCGAGCAGCGGCGCTCCAAGGTATTGCGCTCAACGTATTGACGATTCTCGGGGTGCTGCTGTTCTTCAACCAGTACGGCATCTACGCGCTGGTCTTCGGCACCGCCGCGGGAATCGTTGCCCAGCTGCTCGTGCAAGTGCCGAGCTTCTTGCGGCGCAACCGCTACCTGCCGGTCATCGATCTCAAACACCCGGGCATCAGCGCGCTGTTCGTGATCTTAGGGCCGATCATCGTCGGCTCCGCCGTCGGCCAAGTGAACCTGCTGGTCGACAAGTACTTCGGCTCGCACCTGCCGGCCGGCGCGATCGCCGCGATGAACTACGCCACCAAACTCGTCGGCTTCCCGCAGCAGTTGTTCGCCGTGGCGATCGCAACGGTCATCTTCCCGATCCTGTCGGCGCAGTTCGCGACGCGCGAGACCGCCGCGCTGCGCCAAACCGCATCGACCGGCTTGCGCATGACCGCGCTCATCACGATCCCCGCGGCGGCTGGACTCATCGTGCTCGCGCAGCCGATCCTGAGCGTGCTCTTCGAGCGCGGCGCGTTCACCTATGGAGACGTCGTGCGCACCGCCGGCGCGCTGCAATACTACGCGGTCGGCCTCCTCGGCATCGCCGCGAGCATCGTGCTCACGCGCTGCTTTTTCGCGATGCGCGACTCGCGCACGCCCGTGATCGTGGCGATCGGCGTGATGGCGCAAAACGTCGTGCTCTCGGCACTGCTGGTCGGGCCCTATGGCGTCAATGGTCTGGCGGCCTCGAACTCGATGTCGTCGTTGACCGAGGCTCTTGTGCTGTTCTGGCTGCTGCATCGCCGCATCGGACCCGTCGACGAAGGCGGCGACCTCATCGGCTCATGCATCCTGCGCGTCGGCATCGCATCGGGCGCGATGGCCGCCGCGGCCTGGCTCGTGCACCGGCTGCTCTGGCACGATGCCGGCACGCTGTTCCAGCACGCGACGACGCTCGCCGTCGCCATCCTGGTCGGCGGCGTCGTCTTCCTCGCTGTCGGCACCGCGCTGCGCGTCCGCGAACTCGCGATGCTGCTCGCGATGGGTGCTGAATACGTCGAGCGGCGCGCTGCGTCTGCCGCTGCGCAGCGGTGA
- the rfbD gene encoding dTDP-4-dehydrorhamnose reductase: protein MKIAVIGAPGQFGSDLVRLARERRLGVIALSHQDCDVRDRASLDRALADIGPGDAVVNTAAMNKTEDCELLPAATVEVNVHGAYHAALAAAARGATPVYISTDYVFDGTKKTPYVESDPTLPLSVYGSSKAAGEALVRLNKQHYIMRVSSLFGVAGNRGKGGNFVETMLVQGQRGESPRVVDDIVSSPTSTADAAALLLDLLERKAPTGTYHLSNEGAVSWREFADEIFAQCRMRVRAEPIRIKDLPMGVRRPAYSAMTSEKLGALGLKARPWREALSDYLKAKGHVK, encoded by the coding sequence ATGAAGATAGCCGTCATCGGTGCGCCCGGGCAGTTCGGCAGCGATCTGGTGCGGCTCGCTCGCGAGCGCCGACTTGGGGTCATCGCGCTATCACACCAGGACTGCGACGTGCGCGACCGCGCTTCGCTCGACCGTGCGCTGGCGGACATCGGCCCGGGTGACGCCGTCGTCAACACCGCGGCCATGAACAAGACCGAAGATTGCGAGCTGCTGCCGGCAGCGACCGTCGAGGTGAACGTGCACGGCGCATACCATGCGGCATTGGCGGCCGCCGCCCGCGGCGCGACACCGGTGTACATCAGCACCGACTACGTCTTCGACGGCACCAAGAAGACCCCGTACGTCGAAAGCGACCCGACGTTGCCGCTCTCCGTCTATGGGTCGAGCAAGGCCGCCGGCGAAGCGCTGGTGCGCCTCAACAAACAGCACTACATCATGCGCGTGAGCAGCCTGTTCGGTGTCGCAGGCAACCGCGGCAAAGGCGGTAACTTCGTCGAGACGATGTTGGTGCAGGGCCAGCGCGGCGAGAGCCCGCGCGTCGTCGATGACATCGTCTCGTCGCCGACCTCCACCGCAGACGCCGCTGCTTTGCTGCTCGACCTCTTGGAACGGAAGGCGCCCACCGGCACCTATCATCTTTCCAACGAGGGTGCGGTTTCGTGGCGCGAGTTCGCCGACGAGATCTTCGCGCAATGCCGCATGCGGGTGCGTGCGGAGCCGATCCGGATCAAGGATCTGCCGATGGGTGTGCGCCGGCCCGCCTACTCGGCGATGACCAGCGAGAAACTCGGCGCGCTTGGCCTCAAGGCGCGGCCGTGGCGCGAAGCGCTGAGCGATTACTTGAAAGCGAAGGGCCATGTCAAGTAG